One window from the genome of Natronomonas pharaonis DSM 2160 encodes:
- a CDS encoding peroxiredoxin family protein, translated as MPPEVGDHAPAFEALCCDGETFRPTSLTDAVGDRGAVFVFDGFVFSAIARNWWPRYEAYGWNEFDAVPVYGVVRDGPYSVNEFLRQLESPFSIFSDLNGDVAAAYDLLVERDGMVGTKTPQRAVFVLNSEGVVTERWLADDWIRPVPHEDIEAAVERL; from the coding sequence CGAAGTCGGCGACCACGCCCCGGCGTTCGAGGCGCTGTGTTGTGACGGCGAGACGTTCCGACCGACATCGCTTACCGACGCCGTCGGCGACCGCGGTGCGGTCTTCGTTTTCGATGGGTTCGTCTTCTCGGCTATCGCACGCAACTGGTGGCCTCGCTACGAGGCCTACGGCTGGAACGAGTTCGACGCCGTGCCCGTCTACGGTGTCGTCAGAGACGGCCCCTACTCGGTCAACGAGTTTCTCAGGCAGTTAGAGAGTCCGTTCTCGATATTCTCGGACCTCAACGGCGATGTCGCGGCCGCATACGACCTGCTCGTCGAGCGTGATGGGATGGTCGGCACAAAGACGCCACAGCGGGCTGTCTTCGTACTCAACTCCGAGGGCGTCGTCACAGAGCGTTGGCTCGCTGACGATTGGATACGCCCGGTGCCCCACGAGGATATCGAGGCTGCAGTCGAGCGTCTGTGA